One Streptomyces sp. R28 DNA window includes the following coding sequences:
- a CDS encoding roadblock/LC7 domain-containing protein — MSQAAQNLNWLITNFVDNTPGVSHTVVVSADGLLLAMSEGFPRDRADQLAAVASGLTSLTAGASRIFEGGSVAQTVVEMERGFLFLMSVSDGSSLAVLAHPECDIGLVGYEMALLVDRAGAVLTPDLRAELQGSLLH, encoded by the coding sequence ATGAGCCAGGCGGCACAGAACCTCAACTGGTTGATCACCAACTTCGTGGACAACACCCCGGGTGTGTCCCACACCGTCGTCGTATCCGCCGACGGTCTTCTGCTGGCGATGTCCGAGGGTTTCCCGCGTGACCGTGCCGACCAGCTGGCGGCCGTCGCATCGGGTCTGACCTCGCTGACGGCAGGGGCCTCCCGGATCTTCGAGGGCGGCAGCGTGGCACAGACCGTCGTCGAGATGGAGCGGGGATTCCTCTTCCTCATGTCCGTCTCGGACGGTTCGTCCCTGGCCGTTCTCGCCCACCCCGAGTGCGACATCGGCCTCGTCGGCTACGAGATGGCGCTGCTGGTCGACCGCGCGGGCGCTGTGCTCACGC